The uncultured Dysgonomonas sp. genome contains the following window.
GTAGTTGTACGGCGTCTCCTCCGGGTACGGTTACTGTATTATTTATCGGGTTGATGATGATACGTGATAGTTGCAGGTTGCGGAGAAGAGTGACACCACTGTTGGATGCCCTTATCTGAGCATCGGAAGGTACGATGATTTTCCTGTCAGCCTTTTGAATAACGGCATTTGCGGTAACAGTCACATCTTTGAGTGCTATATCCGAGGCCTCTAACGGAATGCTGCCTATATCTGTATTTTTATTGACGTCGTTAACGGGGATATATGCTTTTCTATAACCTACAAATGCTGCGGATAGTATATAATTTCCGGTTGGTATATTATTGAAGGCAAAAAGTCCTTTTGTATCAGATGATGCTCCGGCTACAAACGTTGAATCCTGATTGAGCAAGGCGATATTTACAAACTCCAAAGCATCGTGAGTATCAGTGTCTACTATCGTACCCGATATTTTGATTTGTGCTGTTGATATGGATGTTATGATAGCAAAAAGAGTGAGAAGGGTTAATAAACGTTTCATAATATCATTGTTTTACTTATTTTACTAATATTGATTTTGTTTATTGATATGACGGATATGGATGGGAAAAGGTTACAGATAAAAATGAATTAATTTGAAATTAATTTGTAAGATTTTATATATGAAATGTTTATGTGCTCGTTAAAAGAGGGACGGATACCAACATGTTTAAATAAGTCTGTTAAAAATCCGGATTAAGAGGGAAATCTTCATACCTTTGTGTTCTGATTTTAGATATATAAATGAATACGGAAGTCTCTCCTAAGAAGAATACTTTGGCTAAAGAAGAAAGATTGTGCAGTACAAAATCCATAGACAAGCTTTTTTCTTCGGGAGAGTCGTTTGTTGCTTATCCTCTGCGGGTAGTGTATCTGATAGAAGATGATACAGAAAGTGAAAAGCAAATTGCTTCTATTCTGGTCAGTGTATCTAAGAAGAAATTTAAAAGAGCTGTAAAACGTAATCGGGTAAAACGTTTGGTGAAAGAGGCTTTCAGATTGAATAAAGGAGCATATCAGGATTTATTACGCTCTGGAGATAAGCGGATGGACATTGCCTTTCTATATCTTAAAAATGAACTGCCTGTGTATACTGAAATAGAGAAAGCGATATTGAAGACAATAACTGTATTATCTGAAAGGTTGAAAGGAGGTAAGCAATGAAAAAAATGCTATCATGGATTCTCCTGTTTCCGGTCTATTTCTACAAATACAGCATATCCCCGATGCTTCCACCGTCGTGCCGTTATACGCCTACCTGCTCAGAGTATGCTATACAGGCTATAAAGAAATACGGGCCCCTCAAAGGGTTTTGGTTGGCTGTAAAGCGAATTGCACGATGCAATCCCTGGGGTGGTCATGGTTATGACCCTGTACCCTAAATATGAGAAGAGAACGAATAAACATCCGTCCTCTTTCTAATATTTGTTTATGATAATGATTTATTTCTTACGGCTTACTACTTTACCCTTACCCAGTTTTGTGTACGTCCGAAAGCCGAAATACCCACATAGCCACGAACTTTTAGCTTATCGTTTCCATCAAGAGAGACAATACATTTATAAAGCTTTCCATTCGACGGATCAAGAATCTTTCCATCACTGTATTCCTTTCCGTCTTTCGATAAACCTTTCAGGATTTCCAGACCTAAAACGGGCTTATCCTTATCGGTTCCGGAGCAGTTTGTACATTTTATATTCTTCTTTGCAGGGTTGAGTATTTCAATTACTTTACCGTATATTTTACCGTCCCGCTCAGTTATTTCAACTATCGATTTTGCTTCTTTGGTTTCGTCATCGAATGTTTTCCATTTGCCTGTAACACTTTGTGCGTTGGCTGATAGTATGGAGATAAATAGCCCGGCTAATAATATAAATTTCAATTTCATCTTTTTATTTATTTAAAGTTGTTATTCGGTCACGAAAGTAATGAAAATAATATAAATAGTTTCTTTTGAAACTATTAAAATTCAAATTCTTTATAGAATATAAGAATTCAAAATTTATTATTGTTGATAGCCAGTTGTTTATAGCTTCCTTAGTTCTTCTAAGGAGATTTCAGTGAAATCAGAGATAATCTTTATCGTAGTATGTAATAATGCCTCTTTAGGGAGAGTACCTTTCAGGGCTATCACTTTCATGCCATTCAGATGAGCTGTCTCTATAGCACTTAATGAACTCTCAAATACGAAACAATCTTTTGGCTCAAAACCTAATTCCTTGGCGGCCAACTCAAAGCCGGATATTGAAGATTTGAATTTGGATAGGTTTTCGATAGAAACAATTGTATCCATTGTACTATTCAGATCGGTTTGCTTAAATACATTATCTAATTTAGTCTGGCTGGAGTTCGTTACCAGCCCCATT
Protein-coding sequences here:
- the rnpA gene encoding ribonuclease P protein component — translated: MNTEVSPKKNTLAKEERLCSTKSIDKLFSSGESFVAYPLRVVYLIEDDTESEKQIASILVSVSKKKFKRAVKRNRVKRLVKEAFRLNKGAYQDLLRSGDKRMDIAFLYLKNELPVYTEIEKAILKTITVLSERLKGGKQ
- the yidD gene encoding membrane protein insertion efficiency factor YidD — encoded protein: MKKMLSWILLFPVYFYKYSISPMLPPSCRYTPTCSEYAIQAIKKYGPLKGFWLAVKRIARCNPWGGHGYDPVP
- a CDS encoding DUF2147 domain-containing protein, whose protein sequence is MKLKFILLAGLFISILSANAQSVTGKWKTFDDETKEAKSIVEITERDGKIYGKVIEILNPAKKNIKCTNCSGTDKDKPVLGLEILKGLSKDGKEYSDGKILDPSNGKLYKCIVSLDGNDKLKVRGYVGISAFGRTQNWVRVK
- a CDS encoding HAD family phosphatase — protein: MKDQFCVLFGLDGVLIDSESQNKIIWKYIADKYGSETANMEQAVNGKSLHDILSKYFSHLSEEEKHKLVNELKAHEANLRVHEIKGLKHFIEDLKKNGIKMGLVTNSSQTKLDNVFKQTDLNSTMDTIVSIENLSKFKSSISGFELAAKELGFEPKDCFVFESSLSAIETAHLNGMKVIALKGTLPKEALLHTTIKIISDFTEISLEELRKL